One part of the Polyangiaceae bacterium genome encodes these proteins:
- a CDS encoding sigma-54-dependent Fis family transcriptional regulator, whose protein sequence is MRRVLVVDDEENLRLVLRTLLKRNGYEVETAGDGEEALTLVDSFGPDVVITDVRMPKLDGLDLLSTLKAKGHEATVIVMSAYGNMDLALEAMQQGAYDYIQKPFKPEEVVLTLKKAEERELLRRENRALREEMRKEHRFEDILAKSAEMERIFRTITKIADYKTTVLITGESGVGKELVARALHRRSSRAGKPFVAVNCGAIPENLLESELFGHKKGAFTDASSDRRGLFEEADQGTLFLDEIGELPLGLQVKLLRVLEEETIRRVGDSKDTQIDVRIVAATHRDLMKETQAGRFREDLFYRLNVLPIHVPPLRERREDIQLLIEHFVSRNNARLGTAIRGLDTEARRLLYEYGWPGNVRELENTIERAMVLSEGQQIVATDLPERVREARDPIQLQLQSGELSVKKTTRIIEEILIRRALQKTKGNRTRAAEILEISHRALLYKIKDYQITDL, encoded by the coding sequence GTGCGCCGAGTACTCGTAGTCGACGATGAAGAGAACCTGCGGCTCGTGCTGCGCACGCTGCTCAAGCGCAATGGCTATGAGGTGGAGACCGCGGGAGACGGCGAAGAGGCGCTGACGCTGGTCGACTCCTTTGGGCCCGACGTCGTGATCACCGACGTGCGCATGCCGAAGCTCGATGGTCTGGATCTGCTGAGCACGCTCAAGGCCAAAGGTCACGAGGCGACGGTGATCGTGATGAGCGCCTACGGCAACATGGACCTTGCCCTCGAGGCGATGCAGCAAGGCGCCTACGACTACATCCAGAAGCCGTTCAAGCCGGAAGAGGTCGTGCTCACCCTCAAGAAGGCTGAAGAGCGTGAACTGCTGAGGCGCGAGAATCGCGCGTTGCGTGAGGAGATGCGCAAGGAGCATCGGTTCGAGGACATCTTGGCGAAGAGTGCCGAGATGGAGCGCATCTTCCGCACCATCACGAAGATCGCTGACTACAAGACGACGGTGTTGATCACCGGTGAGAGCGGTGTCGGTAAGGAGCTCGTAGCGCGGGCGCTGCATCGGCGCAGTAGTCGGGCAGGCAAGCCCTTCGTCGCCGTGAACTGCGGCGCCATCCCGGAAAACCTCCTGGAGAGTGAGCTGTTCGGCCACAAGAAGGGCGCGTTCACCGACGCCTCGAGTGACCGCCGTGGCCTCTTCGAGGAAGCCGATCAGGGCACGCTCTTCTTGGATGAAATCGGCGAGTTGCCTCTCGGCCTGCAGGTGAAGCTCCTGCGCGTGCTCGAGGAGGAGACCATTCGCCGCGTCGGCGACAGCAAGGATACGCAGATCGACGTGCGCATCGTGGCGGCGACTCATCGCGATTTGATGAAGGAGACCCAGGCCGGTCGCTTCCGCGAAGACCTGTTCTATCGACTGAATGTCTTGCCGATCCACGTGCCGCCGCTGCGCGAACGCCGCGAAGACATCCAGCTGCTCATCGAGCACTTCGTGAGCCGCAACAACGCGCGCCTCGGCACCGCCATCCGCGGCCTCGACACCGAGGCACGGCGGCTGCTCTACGAATACGGCTGGCCCGGAAACGTCCGCGAGCTCGAGAACACCATCGAGCGCGCCATGGTGCTCTCCGAGGGGCAGCAAATCGTGGCCACCGACCTGCCTGAGCGCGTGCGTGAGGCACGCGACCCCATCCAGCTGCAGTTGCAGAGCGGCGAGCTCAGCGTGAAGAAGACCACACGCATCATCGAAGAGATCCTGATTCGACGAGCGCTCCAGAAGACCAAGGGCAACCGCACTCGCGCTGCGGAAATCCTGGAGATCAGCCACCGCGCGCTGCTCTACAAGATCAAGGACTACCAGATCACCGACCTCTGA
- a CDS encoding DUF1343 domain-containing protein — protein sequence MLVGLDQIATGQFSATRRRLRSSRVAVLTHSAATDRRGYTTLEALEELGVHPRVLFTPEHGLDGAAQAQEPVPSPDGNDSEWSLRSISLYGDTKESLSPSADQLSGIDVLLVDLCDVGSRYYTYVWTALLAARAARAAGVHTLVLDRPNPISGDPSLLEGAPQAEGFLSFVGLEPIPIRHSLTLGEIVVRYLQQDGAELGPEGAVSVVPVRGWERHKTARAWGRPFIPPSPNMPSIETALVYPGGCLLEGTNLSEGRGTTLPFLTIGAPFLDAEKFAHAIRDAVLPGVIARPVGFKPSFDKFAGQLCGGVMLHVTDERTFRPVTTYLTLINAAKTLAPDDFQFTTDPYEFETEIPAFDLLTGSSAAREAILEGSSSTRVAELVAPVPEEWQRAVWQAETDLARALA from the coding sequence ATGCTCGTCGGACTCGACCAGATCGCAACGGGGCAATTCTCGGCCACCCGCCGCCGCCTCCGCAGCTCGCGCGTGGCGGTGCTCACTCACTCCGCAGCGACGGATCGCCGTGGCTACACGACGCTCGAGGCGCTCGAGGAGCTCGGCGTGCACCCGCGCGTCCTCTTCACGCCTGAGCACGGCCTCGACGGAGCAGCCCAAGCGCAAGAGCCAGTGCCGAGCCCTGACGGGAATGACAGCGAGTGGTCGCTGCGTTCGATCAGCCTGTACGGCGACACCAAGGAGTCACTGTCTCCGAGTGCGGATCAGCTGAGCGGCATCGATGTGCTGCTCGTCGATCTGTGCGACGTGGGCAGCCGCTACTACACGTACGTCTGGACCGCGTTGCTCGCGGCTCGCGCAGCGCGGGCCGCCGGCGTGCACACCTTGGTGCTCGACCGCCCGAATCCGATCAGCGGTGATCCGAGCTTGCTCGAAGGCGCACCCCAAGCAGAAGGCTTTCTGTCCTTCGTGGGTCTCGAGCCGATCCCGATCCGTCACTCGTTGACCCTCGGGGAAATCGTCGTGCGCTATTTGCAGCAAGACGGCGCAGAGCTGGGGCCTGAAGGCGCAGTGAGCGTGGTCCCAGTGCGCGGCTGGGAACGTCACAAGACTGCGCGCGCTTGGGGGCGCCCGTTCATTCCGCCGTCCCCCAACATGCCCAGCATCGAGACCGCGCTGGTGTATCCGGGCGGATGCTTGCTCGAAGGCACGAACCTCTCGGAGGGGCGCGGCACCACCCTGCCCTTCCTCACCATCGGCGCACCGTTCCTCGACGCAGAGAAGTTCGCACACGCCATCCGCGACGCCGTGCTCCCGGGTGTGATTGCGCGTCCCGTTGGCTTCAAGCCCAGCTTCGACAAGTTCGCGGGTCAGCTGTGTGGCGGCGTGATGCTCCACGTGACTGACGAGCGGACTTTCCGCCCGGTAACGACGTATTTGACGCTGATCAACGCAGCGAAGACCCTCGCGCCCGACGACTTCCAGTTCACCACCGACCCCTACGAGTTCGAGACGGAGATCCCCGCTTTCGATCTCCTGACGGGCTCCAGCGCCGCGCGCGAGGCGATCTTGGAGGGCTCCAGCTCCACCCGCGTGGCCGAGCTTGTCGCTCCCGTGCCCGAGGAATGGCAACGGGCCGTCTGGCAAGCGGAGACCGACCTCGCCCGCGCCTTGGCCTGA
- a CDS encoding aminopeptidase P family protein codes for MNHPSAGLSATLSWTEPSPAAAFSARRARLLALLPSSWQAPVWLVAGYSRPRNFPHNRYRFRAESHFLYLVGRHLEGAVLVLSRGEWTLFAKPADASDALWTGPVPSLEELSGELGLPVRPLDELKASSDVVLIPPQDVDTAMWLLEKLDREIVGGGGDKLEADAAPLGDALIELRLRHDEAAVFQLRQAAVVTERAHRAGMAATRPGLREAVIRAAMEQPIIAAGMTTSYNSIVTVHGEVLHNEQHHHLLGARDLLLADVGAETAEGWAGDVTRTWPVSGRFSATQKAIYEVVLATEVSAIERVAPGVRYLEIHRHAGRTLLAGLGALGIVKGDPQECYEAGLAGLFFPHGVGHLLGLDVHDMEDLGDRAGYAPGRSRLPGAGDRYLRLDRDLEPGMAVTIEPGFYQIPGLTERDAAGKLADLVNWDELAKYDDVRGIRIEDDVLVTETGRDVLTRGIPKSVGDVEAAMQG; via the coding sequence TGCGGCCGCATTCTCGGCCCGCAGAGCGCGCCTGCTGGCGCTGCTGCCTAGCTCTTGGCAAGCGCCGGTGTGGCTCGTTGCTGGCTACTCTCGACCGCGGAACTTTCCCCACAATCGTTACCGTTTTCGTGCTGAGAGCCACTTCCTCTACCTCGTCGGACGGCACCTCGAGGGCGCTGTCTTGGTGTTGTCACGTGGAGAGTGGACGCTCTTTGCCAAGCCCGCGGATGCGTCGGATGCGCTCTGGACTGGTCCCGTGCCGAGCCTCGAGGAGCTCTCCGGCGAGCTGGGTTTGCCGGTGCGCCCGCTTGACGAGCTGAAAGCGTCGTCTGACGTCGTGCTCATTCCCCCGCAAGACGTCGACACAGCCATGTGGCTGCTCGAGAAGCTGGACCGCGAGATCGTCGGGGGTGGCGGAGATAAGCTGGAAGCAGACGCGGCTCCGCTTGGGGACGCGTTGATCGAGCTCCGGCTGCGTCATGATGAAGCCGCCGTTTTCCAGCTACGTCAGGCCGCGGTGGTGACGGAGCGCGCGCACCGCGCTGGCATGGCGGCCACCCGCCCTGGGCTCCGTGAAGCAGTGATCCGCGCGGCAATGGAGCAGCCGATCATCGCCGCGGGCATGACCACCAGCTACAACTCGATCGTCACCGTGCATGGGGAAGTGCTGCACAACGAGCAACATCACCACTTGCTCGGAGCGCGGGATCTACTCCTCGCGGACGTCGGCGCAGAGACTGCTGAGGGGTGGGCAGGCGACGTCACGCGTACCTGGCCCGTGAGCGGGCGCTTCAGCGCCACTCAAAAGGCGATCTACGAAGTGGTGCTGGCGACGGAGGTTTCTGCCATCGAGCGTGTCGCCCCGGGGGTGCGCTACTTGGAAATTCATCGCCACGCCGGGCGGACGTTGCTCGCTGGTCTCGGCGCGCTCGGCATCGTGAAGGGTGACCCTCAAGAGTGCTACGAAGCTGGCCTCGCGGGGCTCTTCTTTCCCCACGGAGTTGGGCACCTGCTTGGGCTGGATGTCCACGACATGGAAGATCTGGGGGACCGCGCGGGGTACGCGCCCGGGCGCTCTCGCCTACCGGGTGCTGGAGATCGCTACTTGCGCCTCGATCGCGATCTCGAGCCAGGCATGGCGGTCACCATCGAACCTGGCTTCTATCAGATCCCCGGACTCACCGAGCGCGACGCAGCGGGCAAGCTCGCGGATCTCGTGAACTGGGATGAGCTCGCGAAGTACGACGACGTGCGCGGGATCCGCATCGAGGACGACGTGCTGGTGACGGAGACCGGGCGCGATGTGCTGACGCGTGGCATTCCGAAGTCGGTGGGCGACGTCGAAGCGGCGATGCAAGGCTGA